In the genome of Microbacterium endophyticum, one region contains:
- a CDS encoding recombinase family protein translates to MQHTRDVHRGASHEHETSPIHLPHIAAECPKCFREIEDDNTWWRARPAGSRLVGLVIARDDMPSVVTQRNELTRFGVPIEGFRHPSPETMESWEERLVRLFGTLQHGDVLVVSNVHALGRDIDEETRTVAELHNRGVVVKVLGHGGHHLFDAGR, encoded by the coding sequence ATGCAGCACACCCGAGACGTTCATCGGGGTGCTTCTCACGAACACGAGACCAGCCCCATTCATCTCCCCCACATTGCCGCGGAATGCCCAAAGTGCTTTCGCGAAATCGAAGACGACAACACGTGGTGGCGCGCACGCCCCGCGGGTTCCCGCCTTGTCGGGCTCGTCATTGCCCGTGACGATATGCCGTCCGTTGTGACTCAACGCAACGAACTCACTCGCTTCGGCGTGCCCATCGAAGGCTTCCGGCATCCGTCGCCAGAAACGATGGAGAGCTGGGAGGAGCGGCTCGTTCGCCTGTTCGGAACCCTGCAGCACGGTGACGTTCTCGTCGTTTCGAATGTGCACGCTCTGGGGCGCGATATCGACGAAGAAACCCGCACGGTTGCTGAACTCCACAACCGTGGCGTCGTCGTGAAGGTGCTCGGGCACGGCGGCCATCACCTTTTTGACGCCGGCCGCTGA
- a CDS encoding acyl-CoA dehydrogenase: MADAVVRSSTPARSKRTPAGGAPTAPHSAAQAHEPRINIQQVNDLLLGKWAETRREARAMVKDPAFWQVEGLTVAEHRERVFSQLHLLVDAGGSRRAFPKEYGGLEDNGANIAGFEELVLADPSLQIKSGVQWGLFGAAIHQLGTKKHHDRWLADVMDMSLPGAFAMTETGHGSDVAAVGTTATYDPETEEFVIHTPFRGAWKDYLGNAAVHGRAATVFAQLITGGVNYGVHCFFVPIRDDEGNFLDGVGGEDDGVKGGLNGIDNGRLHFTQVRVPRENLLNRYGDVAADGSYSSDIASPGRRFFTMLGALVQGRISLDGAATWASALAMTIAVTYGNQRRQFDSGSGTPEIVLLDYGKHQRRLLPRLATVYAQAFAHEEFLQKFDGVFSGERDTPAEREDLETLAAALKPLSTWNALDTIQEAREACGGAGFLAENRLVSLHHDLDVYATFEGDNNVLLQLVGKRLLGDYAKQFKGKDAAALARFAVGQTAGNLFHGAGLRQLGQAVSDFGSTARAVEHGLRVEQQHELLAGRVQQTVADIAARLRPASKLSKSEAAALFNENQTELIEAARAHGELLQWEAFTDAIERVEDPATAQVLTWVRDLFGLSLIEKHLAWYLINGRLSAQRAEAVTRYIARLCTRLRPHAQDLVDGFGYEPEHVRAPIASGAEAARQEEAREYYRELAASGNAPVSEKSLHKK; encoded by the coding sequence ATGGCTGACGCCGTTGTCCGTTCATCTACGCCCGCACGCAGCAAGCGCACACCTGCGGGCGGCGCACCCACTGCGCCCCACAGCGCCGCGCAGGCTCACGAGCCTCGCATCAACATCCAGCAGGTCAACGATCTGCTACTTGGTAAGTGGGCAGAAACCCGACGTGAGGCACGGGCCATGGTCAAGGACCCGGCCTTCTGGCAGGTCGAGGGGCTCACGGTCGCGGAGCACCGAGAGCGCGTGTTTTCGCAGCTGCATCTGCTCGTCGACGCCGGGGGATCCCGCCGCGCATTTCCGAAGGAGTACGGCGGGCTCGAAGACAACGGCGCCAACATTGCCGGTTTCGAGGAATTGGTGCTGGCTGACCCGAGCCTCCAGATCAAGTCTGGCGTGCAGTGGGGGCTGTTCGGTGCCGCTATTCATCAGCTCGGAACGAAGAAACACCACGATAGGTGGTTGGCAGATGTGATGGACATGAGTCTGCCCGGCGCATTCGCGATGACCGAGACCGGTCACGGCTCCGACGTTGCGGCCGTCGGAACGACAGCAACGTATGACCCGGAGACAGAAGAGTTCGTCATCCATACTCCGTTCCGCGGAGCGTGGAAGGACTACCTCGGAAACGCGGCCGTGCATGGCCGCGCGGCGACAGTGTTCGCCCAGCTCATCACCGGGGGTGTGAACTATGGCGTGCACTGCTTCTTCGTGCCGATTCGTGATGACGAAGGCAATTTCCTCGATGGCGTCGGCGGCGAAGACGACGGGGTCAAGGGTGGGCTGAACGGTATCGATAACGGTCGTTTGCACTTCACGCAGGTTCGCGTGCCACGCGAGAATCTGCTTAATCGCTACGGCGACGTCGCGGCTGACGGGTCGTACTCGAGCGATATCGCGAGCCCGGGACGGCGCTTCTTCACGATGCTCGGCGCTTTGGTACAGGGCCGCATCTCGCTCGACGGGGCGGCGACATGGGCTTCGGCTCTCGCTATGACGATTGCTGTCACCTACGGAAATCAGCGCCGCCAGTTCGATTCCGGCTCTGGCACGCCCGAGATCGTGCTGCTCGACTACGGAAAGCACCAGCGTCGCCTCTTGCCACGACTCGCGACCGTTTATGCGCAGGCATTCGCGCACGAAGAGTTCTTACAGAAATTCGATGGTGTTTTCAGCGGTGAGCGCGATACTCCGGCTGAGCGCGAAGACCTCGAAACCCTCGCGGCAGCGCTCAAGCCACTGTCGACTTGGAATGCTCTCGACACGATTCAGGAGGCGCGCGAGGCGTGCGGCGGTGCGGGTTTCCTCGCTGAAAACCGCTTGGTGAGCCTCCATCACGATCTCGATGTCTACGCGACCTTCGAGGGAGACAATAACGTCTTGCTTCAGCTCGTCGGTAAGCGGCTCTTGGGTGACTACGCCAAGCAGTTCAAGGGCAAGGATGCGGCGGCACTCGCTCGTTTCGCTGTGGGACAAACCGCAGGCAATCTCTTCCATGGCGCCGGCCTCCGGCAGTTGGGCCAGGCGGTTTCCGACTTTGGCTCAACCGCCCGTGCTGTCGAGCACGGCCTTCGCGTCGAACAACAGCACGAATTGCTTGCGGGTCGCGTGCAACAAACCGTCGCTGATATCGCGGCAAGGCTCCGCCCGGCATCCAAGCTCTCGAAGTCCGAGGCGGCGGCCCTCTTCAACGAGAACCAGACCGAACTGATCGAAGCTGCGCGCGCACACGGAGAACTGCTCCAGTGGGAGGCGTTCACCGACGCGATCGAGCGAGTAGAAGACCCTGCCACAGCTCAGGTCCTCACCTGGGTGCGGGACCTCTTTGGACTCTCTCTGATCGAAAAGCACCTCGCGTGGTATCTCATCAACGGCCGACTTTCTGCGCAGCGCGCGGAAGCTGTGACCCGGTACATCGCTCGCCTGTGTACGCGGCTTCGCCCGCACGCCCAGGATCTCGTCGACGGTTTCGGATACGAACCCGAACACGTCCGCGCACCAATCGCGTCGGGTGCGGAAGCCGCCCGGCAAGAAGAAGCCCGGGAGTACTATCGCGAACTCGCGGCGTCGGGCAACGCTCCCGTTTCGGAGAAGTCTCTCCACAAGAAGTAA
- a CDS encoding DNA-3-methyladenine glycosylase I, translating to MDVRVDEAGKARCAWVGEDVEYRRYHDEEWGRPLHGDRALFEKLSLEGFQAGLSWITILRKRSRFREVFERFDPDTVSNFGSDDIERLMTDAGIIRNRAKIIATIGNAQLVSQMVPGELDDFLWSFAPERPQPRPQSFADVPATTPESAAMSKALRKRGFRFVGPTTMYALMQSAGMVDDHVAGCWRAD from the coding sequence GTGGATGTGCGGGTAGATGAAGCTGGTAAGGCGCGATGCGCGTGGGTTGGCGAGGATGTCGAATACCGTCGCTATCACGATGAGGAGTGGGGCCGACCTCTGCACGGAGATCGTGCGCTTTTTGAGAAGCTCAGCCTCGAAGGTTTTCAAGCGGGGCTGAGCTGGATCACCATTCTGCGCAAGCGCTCGCGGTTTCGCGAAGTCTTTGAGCGGTTCGATCCCGACACTGTGTCGAATTTCGGCTCCGACGATATCGAACGTCTGATGACGGATGCCGGGATCATCCGCAACCGAGCAAAGATCATCGCCACCATCGGGAACGCGCAGCTGGTGTCGCAGATGGTGCCGGGTGAGCTTGACGACTTCCTGTGGTCGTTCGCGCCAGAGCGCCCACAGCCGCGCCCGCAGTCATTCGCCGACGTTCCCGCGACGACTCCGGAGTCGGCAGCAATGAGCAAAGCGCTCCGCAAACGGGGATTTCGATTCGTTGGGCCGACGACGATGTACGCCCTCATGCAATCAGCGGGAATGGTCGACGACCACGTCGCGGGGTGCTGGCGCGCAGATTGA